A window of Auraticoccus monumenti contains these coding sequences:
- the rplC gene encoding 50S ribosomal protein L3, with the protein MSERKLKGLLGTKLGMTQLWDENNRVVPVTVIQAGPCVVTQVRSPETDGYSAVQLGFGAIKAKKVTKPSGGHFAAAGVTPRKHLVELRTSDASEYTLGQEVGADTFAAADVIDVTGVSRGKGTAGVMKRHGFHGLRATHGVHRKHRSPGSIGGCATPGRVFKGMRMAGRMGVEKVTVQNLSVHAVDAERGLILVKGAVPGAKGGLVVLRSAAKKGDVA; encoded by the coding sequence ATGAGTGAACGAAAGTTGAAGGGGCTGCTGGGCACCAAGCTCGGCATGACCCAGCTGTGGGACGAGAACAACAGGGTCGTCCCCGTCACCGTGATCCAGGCCGGCCCCTGCGTGGTCACCCAGGTCCGCTCGCCCGAGACCGACGGCTACTCCGCCGTCCAGCTCGGGTTCGGCGCGATCAAGGCCAAGAAGGTCACCAAGCCGTCCGGCGGCCACTTCGCCGCTGCCGGCGTGACCCCACGCAAGCACCTGGTCGAGCTCCGCACCAGCGACGCGAGCGAGTACACCCTCGGCCAGGAGGTCGGCGCCGACACGTTCGCCGCCGCCGACGTCATCGACGTCACCGGTGTGAGCCGGGGCAAGGGCACCGCCGGTGTGATGAAGCGCCACGGGTTCCACGGTCTGCGCGCCACCCACGGTGTGCACCGCAAGCACCGCTCGCCCGGCTCGATCGGCGGCTGCGCCACCCCCGGCCGCGTGTTCAAGGGCATGCGGATGGCCGGTCGCATGGGTGTCGAGAAGGTCACCGTGCAGAACCTGTCCGTCCACGCTGTCGACGCCGAGCGCGGTCTGATCCTGGTCAAGGGCGCCGTGCCCGGGGCCAAGGGCGGCCTCGTCGTGCTGCGCAGCGCTGCCAAGAAGGGAGATGTCGCGTGA
- a CDS encoding Gfo/Idh/MocA family protein, which yields MDTVRWGIIGVGDVTERKSGPAFQQAERSQLVAVMRRDAARAEDWARRHGVGRWYSDADALIADPEVDAVYVATPPDSHADYAARVAAAGKPVYVEKPMARTAAECQDMVAAAEGAGVGLFVAYYRRALPRFRAVAGLLAEGRIGQPRSVLVRTQQPARVGGELPWRERPEVGGGGHFVDLASHTLDLLDWLFGPVTTVTGSATTRPDRDPDRPTPRAEDQVVATFELGGGVRGVGLWDFDAAVRVDEVELVGDGGSLVFSCFGTEPLRLVTSGGTEEIETEQPTTVQLPLVQSVVDELTGHGTCPSTGRTASRTAGVVDTLLAGHRQAEAARVAALV from the coding sequence GTGGACACAGTGCGGTGGGGCATCATCGGGGTCGGCGACGTGACCGAGCGGAAGAGCGGACCGGCCTTCCAGCAGGCCGAGCGCTCGCAGCTGGTGGCGGTGATGCGGCGTGACGCCGCCCGGGCCGAGGACTGGGCCCGGCGCCACGGGGTGGGCCGCTGGTACTCCGACGCCGACGCCCTGATCGCCGACCCGGAGGTGGACGCGGTCTACGTCGCCACCCCACCGGACTCCCACGCCGACTACGCGGCCCGGGTCGCGGCCGCGGGCAAGCCGGTCTACGTCGAGAAGCCGATGGCCCGCACCGCGGCCGAGTGCCAGGACATGGTCGCCGCCGCCGAGGGCGCCGGGGTGGGTCTCTTCGTCGCCTACTACCGCCGGGCGCTCCCCCGGTTCCGGGCCGTGGCCGGGCTGCTGGCCGAGGGCCGCATCGGGCAGCCGCGCTCGGTGCTGGTGCGGACCCAGCAGCCGGCCCGCGTCGGGGGCGAGCTGCCGTGGCGCGAGCGTCCCGAGGTGGGCGGTGGCGGGCACTTCGTCGACCTCGCCTCCCACACCCTGGACCTGCTGGACTGGCTGTTCGGCCCGGTCACCACGGTCACCGGCTCGGCCACCACGCGTCCCGACCGCGACCCCGACCGGCCGACCCCGAGGGCCGAGGACCAGGTGGTGGCCACCTTCGAGCTCGGCGGCGGGGTCCGCGGGGTCGGGCTGTGGGACTTCGACGCGGCGGTCCGGGTGGACGAGGTCGAGCTCGTCGGCGACGGCGGCAGCCTGGTCTTCTCCTGCTTCGGCACCGAGCCGCTGCGGCTGGTCACCAGCGGGGGGACCGAGGAGATCGAGACCGAGCAGCCCACCACGGTGCAGCTGCCTCTGGTGCAGTCGGTGGTGGACGAGCTGACCGGGCACGGGACCTGCCCCAGCACCGGTCGCACGGCGAGCAGGACCGCGGGGGTGGTGGACACCCTGCTGGCCGGGCACCGCCAGGCTGAGGCCGCCCGCGTCGCGGCCCTCGTCTGA
- a CDS encoding gamma-glutamyltransferase codes for MSGPVAAVRPGVAAAHPSTAAAGAAVLRRGGHAVDAAVAMVLVSCAAETLFTGLSGGGFAVVHDAATGEVTCVDFFVAVPGLGERRGSGAIPIEVYLGGHPVPYEIGPATVAVPGVPAGVRHLWQRWGRLDWATLVEPALLASYGTPFPLTHAQLLPFITAAMCAGEGAQVFQRPDGTLLQAGDPLSHPDHWRAFETLRDAPDDFYRGPYADAMLASVADGGALSTADLAAYQVVESTPAEVTLDLDDGRVRVLARGDDMDDVLSTLAAAATSAPGDPVTDPEAACQLVEALRAHPRLADTTNVCAVDADGNACVATTSLGLGSSVYVPGYGVHLNSMLGEGELIRGEAVPGRRMTSMMSPLVVLDDEGRLRVAAGAAGGSRIRPALVQTVVRMLRGTAPQQAIDLPRLTALPGGQVRLEPGFSPAVLAALAEAGNTVVETETQLPFFGGVSAISPLGAGADPRRSGEWILVDPAQPT; via the coding sequence GTGAGCGGTCCCGTCGCCGCCGTCCGCCCGGGGGTCGCCGCCGCGCACCCGAGCACCGCGGCCGCCGGTGCGGCCGTGCTGCGACGCGGGGGGCACGCCGTCGACGCCGCCGTGGCCATGGTGCTGGTGAGCTGCGCGGCCGAGACGCTGTTCACCGGCCTCAGCGGCGGCGGGTTCGCGGTCGTGCACGACGCGGCCACCGGCGAGGTCACCTGCGTGGACTTCTTCGTGGCCGTCCCCGGGCTCGGCGAGCGCCGCGGCTCGGGCGCGATCCCGATCGAGGTCTACCTCGGCGGCCACCCGGTCCCCTACGAGATCGGCCCCGCCACCGTCGCGGTGCCCGGCGTCCCCGCCGGGGTGCGCCACCTGTGGCAGCGCTGGGGACGCCTGGACTGGGCCACCCTGGTGGAGCCCGCGCTGCTCGCCTCCTACGGCACCCCCTTCCCGCTCACCCACGCCCAGCTGCTGCCCTTCATCACCGCCGCCATGTGCGCCGGCGAGGGCGCGCAGGTCTTCCAGCGACCCGACGGCACCCTGCTGCAGGCCGGTGACCCGCTGTCCCACCCCGACCACTGGCGGGCCTTCGAGACGCTGCGCGACGCCCCCGACGACTTCTACCGCGGTCCCTACGCCGACGCGATGCTGGCCTCGGTGGCCGACGGCGGTGCGCTGAGCACGGCCGACCTGGCCGCCTACCAGGTGGTGGAGTCGACCCCGGCCGAGGTCACCCTCGACCTCGACGACGGCCGGGTCCGGGTGCTGGCCCGCGGGGACGACATGGACGACGTGCTCTCCACCCTCGCCGCCGCGGCCACGTCGGCACCCGGGGACCCGGTCACCGACCCCGAGGCGGCCTGCCAGCTGGTGGAGGCGCTGCGGGCCCACCCACGCCTGGCCGACACCACCAACGTCTGCGCGGTGGACGCCGACGGCAACGCCTGCGTGGCCACCACCAGCCTCGGCCTGGGCTCCTCGGTCTACGTCCCGGGCTACGGGGTGCACCTGAACTCGATGCTGGGCGAGGGCGAGCTGATCCGCGGCGAGGCCGTCCCGGGCCGGCGGATGACCTCGATGATGTCGCCCCTGGTGGTGCTGGACGACGAGGGGCGGCTGCGGGTGGCCGCCGGCGCCGCGGGAGGCAGCCGGATCCGCCCCGCGCTGGTGCAGACGGTGGTGCGGATGCTGCGCGGCACCGCACCCCAGCAGGCCATCGACCTGCCCCGGCTGACCGCCCTCCCCGGAGGCCAGGTCCGGTTGGAGCCCGGCTTCTCCCCCGCCGTGCTGGCCGCCCTGGCCGAGGCCGGCAACACCGTGGTGGAGACCGAGACCCAGCTGCCCTTCTTCGGCGGGGTCAGCGCGATCAGCCCGCTCGGCGCCGGCGCCGACCCGCGCCGCAGCGGCGAGTGGATCCTGGTCGACCCGGCGCAGCCGACCTGA
- the rpmC gene encoding 50S ribosomal protein L29 yields the protein MATANNATELRGLSREALNKQVRELKEELFTLRFQAATGQLESHGRLRAVRKDIARIYTVIQERNLGIVSDPELDADTEATATEKA from the coding sequence ATGGCGACCGCTAACAACGCCACCGAGCTGCGTGGACTGAGCCGTGAGGCGCTGAACAAGCAGGTGCGCGAGCTGAAGGAGGAGCTGTTCACGCTCCGCTTCCAGGCCGCCACCGGTCAGCTCGAGTCGCACGGCCGGCTCCGCGCCGTCCGCAAGGACATCGCCCGGATCTACACGGTGATCCAGGAGCGCAACCTCGGCATCGTCAGCGACCCGGAGCTGGACGCCGACACCGAAGCCACCGCGACCGAGAAGGCCTGA
- the rplW gene encoding 50S ribosomal protein L23, producing MTESLKIRDHRDVLLAPVVSEKSYALLDQNEYTFLVDPQANKTEIKIAVEKVFGVKVTSVNTMNRRGKTRRTRYGTGKRPDTKRAIVTVAEGQRIDIFGGTSA from the coding sequence GTGACCGAGAGCCTGAAGATCCGCGACCACCGCGACGTGCTGCTGGCACCCGTGGTGAGCGAGAAGAGCTACGCCCTGCTCGACCAGAACGAGTACACGTTCCTGGTCGACCCGCAGGCGAACAAGACCGAGATCAAGATCGCCGTGGAGAAGGTGTTCGGGGTCAAGGTCACCAGCGTCAACACGATGAACCGCCGCGGGAAGACCCGCCGCACCCGCTACGGCACGGGCAAGCGGCCCGACACCAAGCGGGCCATCGTGACGGTGGCCGAGGGTCAGCGCATCGACATCTTCGGCGGCACCTCCGCCTGA
- the rplB gene encoding 50S ribosomal protein L2: MGIRKHKPTTPGRRGSSVADFVELTRSTPEKSLLRPNPKSGGRNNTGRITTRHIGGGHKQAYRLVDFKRYDKDGVPAKVAHIEYDPNRTARLALLHYADGEKRYIIAPLNVAQGTVVEAGEGADIKPGNNLPLRNIPVGTTVHAVELRPGGGAKIGRSAGASIQLVAREGRTATLRMPSGEMRLVDVRCRATVGAVGNAEQSNINWGKAGRNRWKGKRPTVRGVAMNPIDHPHGGGEGKTSGGRHPVSPWGKPEGRTRDANKASSRLIIRRRKSGKKR, translated from the coding sequence ATGGGTATCCGTAAGCACAAGCCGACAACGCCGGGCCGCCGTGGCTCGTCGGTTGCCGACTTCGTCGAGCTGACCCGGTCGACGCCGGAGAAGTCCCTGTTGCGCCCCAACCCCAAGTCGGGTGGACGCAACAACACCGGCCGCATCACGACCCGTCACATCGGTGGGGGCCACAAGCAGGCCTACCGCCTGGTGGACTTCAAGCGCTACGACAAGGACGGCGTGCCGGCCAAGGTCGCGCACATCGAGTACGACCCGAACCGCACCGCCCGCCTGGCGCTGCTGCACTACGCCGACGGGGAGAAGCGCTACATCATCGCCCCGCTGAACGTGGCCCAGGGCACCGTGGTGGAGGCCGGCGAGGGCGCCGACATCAAGCCCGGCAACAACCTGCCGCTGCGCAACATCCCCGTCGGCACCACGGTGCACGCGGTGGAGCTGCGTCCCGGCGGGGGCGCCAAGATCGGCCGCTCGGCCGGCGCGTCCATCCAGCTGGTGGCCCGTGAGGGCCGCACCGCCACGCTGCGGATGCCCTCGGGCGAGATGCGCCTGGTCGACGTCCGCTGCCGCGCCACGGTCGGTGCGGTCGGCAACGCCGAGCAGTCCAACATCAACTGGGGCAAGGCCGGCCGCAACCGCTGGAAGGGCAAGCGCCCGACCGTCCGCGGTGTGGCCATGAACCCGATCGACCACCCGCACGGTGGTGGTGAGGGCAAGACCTCCGGTGGTCGCCACCCGGTGAGCCCGTGGGGCAAGCCCGAGGGTCGTACCCGCGACGCCAACAAGGCGAGCAGCCGCCTCATCATCCGTCGCCGCAAGTCCGGCAAGAAGCGCTGA
- the serB gene encoding phosphoserine phosphatase SerB, producing MNPVRIVVVRPDRVGDLDPVVRAASAVVDDLRVGEPTERDGLVSVPLDGRLRSDVATVRQAVTRPAQSAGWDVAVVSGAPLESVGLLVLDVDSTLITAEVIELLAEHAGSRTEVAAVTDRAMRGEIDFVESLRDRVATLAGVPVGALEDVMHQVHLAPGATALIARAREHGATIGLVSGGFTEVVTPVASLLGITHVRANSLEVADGRLTGRVSGPVVDRAGKATAMLAWADQLGVPAGRTVAIGDGANDLDMLAAAGLGIAYRAKPVVAAGADAAIEIPRLDVAAEFLRW from the coding sequence GTGAACCCCGTGCGCATCGTCGTCGTCCGTCCCGACCGGGTCGGCGACCTCGACCCCGTCGTCCGTGCCGCCTCGGCGGTCGTCGACGACCTCCGGGTGGGCGAGCCGACCGAGCGCGACGGGCTGGTGAGCGTCCCGCTGGACGGCCGGCTGCGCAGCGACGTCGCCACCGTCCGCCAGGCCGTGACCAGGCCCGCGCAGTCCGCCGGTTGGGACGTCGCCGTGGTCAGCGGCGCGCCGCTGGAGTCGGTGGGTCTGCTGGTGCTGGACGTCGACTCCACGCTCATCACCGCCGAGGTGATCGAGCTCCTCGCCGAGCACGCCGGCAGCCGGACGGAGGTCGCCGCGGTCACCGACCGGGCCATGCGCGGGGAGATCGACTTCGTCGAGAGCCTGCGGGATCGGGTGGCCACCCTGGCCGGGGTCCCGGTGGGCGCGCTGGAGGACGTGATGCACCAGGTGCACCTGGCTCCCGGGGCGACCGCCCTGATCGCCCGGGCCCGCGAGCACGGCGCCACCATCGGCCTCGTCTCCGGAGGCTTCACCGAGGTGGTCACCCCCGTCGCCTCCCTGCTGGGGATCACCCACGTCCGCGCCAACTCCCTGGAGGTGGCCGACGGCCGGCTCACCGGGCGGGTCAGCGGCCCCGTGGTCGACCGCGCCGGCAAGGCCACCGCCATGCTCGCCTGGGCCGACCAGCTCGGCGTGCCAGCCGGGCGCACGGTGGCCATCGGCGACGGCGCCAACGACCTGGACATGCTGGCCGCCGCCGGTCTCGGCATCGCCTACCGCGCCAAGCCGGTGGTCGCGGCCGGCGCCGACGCCGCCATCGAGATCCCGCGGCTGGACGTGGCCGCCGAGTTCCTGCGGTGGTGA
- the rplD gene encoding 50S ribosomal protein L4 produces the protein MSTIDIVDASGQKSGSTDLPAELFDVQVNIPLIHQVVVAQLAAARQGTHSAKTRAEVRGGGAKPWRQKGTGRARHGSRRSPIWTGGGVAHGPTPHGYGQRTPKKMIAAALRGALSDRARDGKVHVVTELVAGETPSTRQALAAITAVAGQVKTLVVLHRDEDVAWLSLRNVPHVHALAVDQLNAYDVLCNDAVVFSATALESFSNGPVARGGAEVVARESEIEEPMNAELADSEEQQ, from the coding sequence GTGAGCACCATCGACATCGTCGACGCGAGCGGCCAGAAGTCCGGCAGCACCGACCTGCCGGCCGAGCTGTTCGACGTCCAGGTCAACATCCCGCTGATCCACCAGGTCGTGGTGGCCCAGCTGGCCGCCGCCCGCCAGGGCACCCACTCCGCCAAGACCCGCGCCGAGGTGCGTGGTGGTGGCGCGAAGCCGTGGCGCCAGAAGGGCACCGGCCGCGCCCGGCACGGCTCGCGCCGCTCCCCGATCTGGACCGGTGGTGGCGTGGCCCACGGGCCGACCCCGCACGGGTACGGCCAGCGCACCCCCAAGAAGATGATCGCCGCCGCCCTCCGCGGCGCGCTCAGCGACCGCGCCCGCGACGGCAAGGTCCACGTGGTCACCGAGCTGGTGGCGGGGGAGACGCCGAGCACCCGGCAGGCGCTGGCCGCGATCACCGCGGTCGCCGGCCAGGTCAAGACCCTGGTCGTGCTGCACCGTGACGAGGACGTCGCCTGGCTGAGCCTGCGCAACGTGCCCCACGTGCACGCGCTGGCCGTGGACCAGCTGAATGCCTACGACGTGCTCTGCAACGACGCCGTGGTCTTCAGCGCGACCGCCCTGGAGTCCTTCTCCAACGGTCCGGTGGCCCGTGGTGGCGCCGAGGTCGTGGCCCGCGAGAGCGAGATCGAGGAGCCCATGAACGCCGAGCTCGCCGACTCCGAGGAGCAGCAGTGA
- the rpsQ gene encoding 30S ribosomal protein S17: MSDTTNTETAQTVRSARKVREGIVVSDKMDKTITVLVEDRVKHKLYGKVMRTSERLKAHDEENTAGVGDRVQVMETRPLSATKRWRLTKIVERAK, encoded by the coding sequence ATGAGCGACACCACGAACACCGAGACCGCGCAGACCGTGCGCTCCGCCCGCAAGGTGCGTGAGGGCATCGTCGTCAGCGACAAGATGGACAAGACCATCACCGTCCTGGTCGAGGACCGCGTCAAGCACAAGCTGTACGGCAAGGTCATGCGGACCTCCGAGCGGCTGAAGGCCCACGACGAGGAGAACACCGCCGGTGTCGGCGACCGCGTGCAGGTCATGGAGACCCGCCCGCTGTCGGCCACCAAGCGCTGGCGGCTCACCAAGATCGTCGAGCGGGCGAAGTAA
- the rpsJ gene encoding 30S ribosomal protein S10 has protein sequence MAGQKIRIRLKAYDHEVIDSSARTIVDTVTRTGATVAGPVPLPTEKNVYCVIRSPHKYKDSREHFEMRTHKRLIDIIDPTPKTVDSLMRLDLPAGVDIEIKL, from the coding sequence GTGGCGGGACAAAAGATCCGCATCAGGCTCAAGGCCTATGACCACGAGGTCATCGACTCCTCGGCGCGCACCATCGTCGACACGGTCACCCGTACTGGCGCCACCGTCGCCGGCCCCGTGCCGCTGCCGACGGAGAAGAACGTCTACTGCGTGATTCGTTCTCCCCACAAGTACAAGGACAGCCGCGAGCACTTCGAGATGCGCACGCACAAGCGGCTGATCGACATCATCGACCCCACCCCGAAGACCGTCGACTCGCTGATGCGGCTCGACCTCCCCGCGGGTGTCGACATCGAGATCAAGCTCTGA
- the rplP gene encoding 50S ribosomal protein L16, with protein sequence MLIPRRVRFRKQHHPKRTGAAKGGTELAFGDFGIQALEGAYVTNRQIESARIAMTRHIKRGGKVWINVYPDRPLTKKPAETRMGSGKGSPEWWVANIHPGRVLFELSGVDETVAREAMRLAIHKLPMKARFIRREAGEN encoded by the coding sequence ATGCTGATCCCTCGTCGAGTCCGGTTCCGCAAGCAGCACCACCCCAAGCGGACCGGTGCTGCCAAGGGCGGGACGGAGCTCGCCTTCGGTGACTTCGGCATCCAGGCCCTTGAGGGCGCCTACGTCACCAACCGCCAGATCGAGTCCGCGCGTATCGCGATGACCCGTCACATCAAGCGAGGCGGGAAGGTGTGGATCAACGTCTACCCCGACCGCCCGCTGACCAAGAAGCCCGCCGAGACCCGCATGGGTTCGGGCAAGGGCTCCCCGGAGTGGTGGGTGGCCAACATCCACCCCGGACGCGTGCTCTTCGAGCTGTCCGGCGTCGACGAGACCGTGGCCCGCGAGGCCATGCGTCTGGCCATCCACAAGTTGCCGATGAAGGCCCGCTTCATCCGGCGTGAGGCAGGTGAGAACTGA
- the rpsS gene encoding 30S ribosomal protein S19, with translation MPRSLKKGPFVDDHLAKKVEAQNTKGTKNVIKTWSRRSMIVPDMIGHTIAVHDGRKHVPVFVSDAMVGHKLGEFAPTRTFRGHVKDDRKARRR, from the coding sequence ATGCCACGCAGCTTGAAGAAGGGCCCCTTCGTCGACGACCACCTCGCCAAGAAGGTCGAGGCTCAGAACACGAAGGGCACCAAGAACGTGATCAAGACCTGGTCGCGTCGTTCGATGATCGTCCCGGACATGATCGGCCACACCATCGCGGTGCACGACGGCCGCAAGCACGTCCCGGTCTTCGTCAGTGACGCGATGGTGGGTCACAAGCTCGGGGAGTTCGCGCCCACGCGCACCTTCAGGGGCCACGTGAAGGACGACCGGAAGGCTCGCCGCCGCTGA
- the rplV gene encoding 50S ribosomal protein L22: MSTSEKVRPSRRAALLGDRPGSYAIARHIRMSPTKVRRVVDLVRGMDVAEALTVLQFAPQAASEPVYKVVASAVANAENTENLKSDDLFVSQAYVDEGVTMRRIRPRAKGSASRILKRGSHITVVVEPRSQATTTPRTSKEA; encoded by the coding sequence ATGAGCACCTCAGAGAAGGTCCGCCCCTCGCGGCGTGCAGCCCTGCTCGGTGACCGTCCCGGTTCGTACGCGATCGCCCGCCACATCCGGATGTCGCCGACCAAGGTCCGCCGTGTGGTCGACCTGGTCCGCGGCATGGACGTCGCCGAGGCCCTGACCGTCCTGCAGTTCGCGCCGCAGGCCGCCAGCGAGCCCGTCTACAAGGTGGTGGCCAGCGCGGTCGCCAACGCCGAGAACACCGAGAACCTGAAGAGCGACGACCTGTTCGTCAGCCAGGCCTACGTGGACGAGGGCGTCACCATGCGCCGGATCCGTCCGCGTGCCAAGGGCTCGGCCTCGCGCATCCTCAAGCGGGGCAGCCACATCACCGTCGTCGTCGAGCCCCGCTCGCAGGCGACCACCACGCCCCGCACCAGCAAGGAGGCCTGA
- a CDS encoding ribonuclease HI family protein → MSDVRPPTLVAAADGSALGNPGPAGWAWYVDDDTWAAGGWPHGTNNMGELMAVLDLLRSSASLDVELDVLCDSTYVIKAVTEWMPGWKRRGWKKADGKPVLNQDLLRELDAALQGRTVRFEWVKGHAGHAMNEAADARARAAATAYQRGTPPENGPGLATWAARTQVVDVVDGSPRVATPAAGGGGPVEPEPEDDALFPATDPTDEEVVVALERELLDPRVRVDAERLEQLLHPHWREVGRSGRLWGRAEMIDRLGREPGERVGLEVIEVSRIDAATMLLLWRSGSESVPALRSSVWTLGPSGWRQRFHQGTAEA, encoded by the coding sequence GTGAGCGACGTCCGACCCCCCACCCTGGTGGCCGCTGCCGACGGCTCCGCGCTGGGGAACCCGGGCCCGGCCGGCTGGGCCTGGTACGTCGACGACGACACCTGGGCGGCCGGCGGCTGGCCGCACGGCACCAACAACATGGGCGAGCTGATGGCCGTGCTGGACCTGCTCCGCTCCAGCGCCTCCCTCGACGTCGAGCTGGACGTCCTCTGCGACAGCACCTACGTGATCAAGGCCGTCACGGAGTGGATGCCGGGCTGGAAGCGGCGCGGCTGGAAGAAGGCCGACGGCAAGCCGGTGCTGAACCAGGACCTGCTGCGGGAGCTGGACGCCGCCCTGCAGGGCCGCACGGTGCGCTTCGAGTGGGTGAAGGGCCACGCCGGCCACGCCATGAACGAGGCCGCCGACGCCCGCGCGCGCGCCGCCGCCACCGCCTACCAGCGCGGGACGCCGCCGGAGAACGGCCCGGGGCTCGCCACCTGGGCTGCCCGCACACAGGTGGTGGACGTCGTCGACGGCTCACCGCGTGTCGCCACCCCAGCCGCCGGGGGAGGAGGGCCGGTCGAGCCCGAGCCGGAGGACGACGCCCTGTTCCCGGCCACGGACCCCACCGACGAGGAGGTCGTGGTGGCCCTGGAACGGGAGCTGCTCGACCCCCGGGTCCGCGTCGACGCCGAACGGCTGGAGCAGCTGCTCCACCCGCACTGGCGCGAGGTCGGGCGCTCGGGCCGGCTCTGGGGTCGGGCGGAGATGATCGACCGGCTGGGCCGCGAGCCGGGCGAGCGGGTCGGCCTGGAGGTCATCGAGGTGTCGAGGATCGACGCCGCCACCATGCTGCTGCTGTGGCGCAGCGGCTCGGAGTCGGTGCCCGCGCTCCGCAGCTCGGTCTGGACCCTCGGCCCCTCGGGGTGGCGCCAGCGGTTCCACCAGGGCACCGCCGAGGCCTGA
- the rpsC gene encoding 30S ribosomal protein S3 yields the protein MGQKVNPNGFRLGITTDHTTRWYADKQYSAYVGEDVKIRDYLTKTLERAGISSVEVERRSERVTIFLYAARPGIVIGRNGAEAERVRGHLEKLTGKQVQLNILEVKNPETDAQLVAQGVAEQLSSRVAFRRAMRKALQTTMRSGVKGIRVRCSGRLGGAEMSRSESYHDGQVPLHTLRADIDYGFFEARTTFGRIGVKVWIYKGDVSGTRAERAAQKAARQKAPGRPRTQRAGERRPARSDRPERGGRRRADAADAPQAAPATENAGA from the coding sequence ATGGGTCAGAAGGTCAACCCGAACGGCTTCCGCCTCGGCATCACCACCGACCACACCACCCGGTGGTACGCCGACAAGCAGTACTCCGCCTACGTGGGCGAGGACGTCAAGATCAGGGACTACCTGACCAAGACCCTCGAGCGCGCCGGCATCTCCTCGGTGGAGGTGGAGCGCCGCTCCGAGCGCGTCACCATCTTCCTCTACGCCGCTCGCCCGGGCATCGTCATCGGCCGCAACGGCGCCGAGGCCGAGCGCGTGCGCGGTCACCTGGAGAAGCTGACCGGCAAGCAGGTCCAGCTGAACATCCTCGAGGTGAAGAACCCCGAGACCGACGCCCAGCTGGTGGCCCAGGGCGTGGCCGAGCAGCTGAGCTCGCGCGTCGCCTTCCGCCGTGCCATGCGCAAGGCCCTGCAGACCACCATGCGCTCCGGCGTGAAGGGGATCCGGGTCCGCTGCTCCGGTCGTCTGGGTGGTGCCGAGATGAGCCGCTCGGAGTCCTACCACGACGGTCAGGTGCCGCTGCACACGCTGCGCGCCGACATCGACTACGGCTTCTTCGAGGCCCGGACCACCTTCGGCCGCATCGGCGTCAAGGTCTGGATCTACAAGGGCGACGTCTCCGGCACCCGCGCCGAGCGCGCCGCCCAGAAGGCCGCCCGCCAGAAGGCCCCCGGCCGCCCGCGCACCCAGCGCGCCGGCGAGCGCCGTCCGGCCCGCAGCGACCGTCCCGAGCGCGGCGGACGCCGTCGCGCCGACGCAGCCGACGCACCGCAGGCTGCACCCGCCACCGAGAACGCAGGAGCGTGA
- the rplN gene encoding 50S ribosomal protein L14 has translation MIQQEARLKVADNTGAKEILCIRVLGGSGRRYAGIGDTIVATVKDAIPGGNVKKGDVVKAVIVRTVKERRRPDGSYIKFDENAAVILKADGEPRGTRIFGPVGRELREKKFMRIVSLAPEVI, from the coding sequence ATGATCCAGCAGGAGGCGCGACTCAAGGTCGCCGACAACACGGGTGCGAAGGAGATCCTCTGCATCCGTGTGCTCGGTGGCTCCGGCCGCCGCTACGCAGGCATCGGGGACACCATCGTGGCCACGGTCAAGGACGCCATCCCCGGTGGCAACGTCAAGAAGGGTGACGTCGTCAAGGCGGTCATCGTGCGCACCGTCAAGGAGCGCCGGCGCCCGGACGGCTCGTACATCAAGTTCGACGAGAACGCCGCCGTCATCCTCAAGGCCGACGGCGAGCCCCGTGGTACCCGCATCTTCGGCCCCGTCGGCCGTGAGCTGCGTGAGAAGAAGTTCATGCGCATCGTGTCGCTCGCCCCGGAGGTGATCTGA